GGAATTGTTGTCTGGCGTTTCAGTCTATAATGTAAATGGGACTTTGATTTACAGAACAAAAGAGGTTAACGCACTTGAGTTGCAAATACCAAATATGCACGTGGCAGGTCAGGTTTTGTTAGTAAAAGTAACATTAGAGAACGGAAGCACAACAGTACAAAAAGTAATTTATTAATGTTAATCTAAAAGCAGTCAGATTTTTAAAATCTGACTGCTTTTTATTTAAAAAATATTTTGAACTTTTTCATTTTGCAATTAATCCATTTTTAGGACATTTAAAGGCATTATTTGACAGGGAGACTCATATTGTTAGGTTAAAAAGAAAAATGCTGTAATTAGTAGATTTTGGTTCTAAAAGAGCAATGTAATCGTTCGTTTTCATTTTAGTATGAGCTTTATTAAATCCATCTTTATGATTAGCGGGTTACCCTGGTCAGTTCTTCAATAACAATCGGGATTTATTTTTTACATATTGGGAACAAATTCAGCTTATGAGATTTTTTTATCCTTTCGGGTTGCTTTTTCTTTATCTCTTTAAAATAAAAAAATGCTTATAACATTGTGTTATAAGCATTTTTAAAATATTTATTGAAAGTGAACTTCGTGTAATTAAATTTTTGATTTGATTGAATGTTCAAGGTTTCTTTCGATAGTATGTCCGGGTCTTGACCATTTTGGTTTTTCGCCTAAAGGAGCAAATTGAGAATCTTCTGCTTCTACTGTTTTTGGCTGAGAAACTTTTGTGAATGGTTTTTGTGGATTTAATCCTAAAAGTTCAAACATCTTCATGTCTTCGTGTACATCAGGATTTGGGGTTGTAAGTAATTTATCTCCGGCAAAAATTGAGTTTGCCCCTGCAAAAAAGCACATTGCCTGTCCTTCACGACTCATATTTGTTCTTCCTGCAGATAAACGCACCTGAGTTTCTGGCATTACAATTCTTGTAGTAGCCACCATTCTGATCATTTCCCAGATTTCAACTGGTTTTTCATCTTCCATTGGAGTTCCTTCAACAGCTACCAAAGCATTAATTGGCACTGATTCCGGTTGTGGATTTAAAGTAGAAAGAGCTACAAGCATTCCCGCTCTGTCTTCAATACTTTCTCCCATTCCAATAATTCCGCCACTACAAACAGTAACATTTGTTTTACGAACGTTTTCGATTGTTTCTAGACGGTCCTCAAAAGCACGTGTCGAAATAACATCTTTATAATAATCTTCAGAGGTATCTAAATTGTGATTATAGGCATATAAACCGGCTTCTGCTAAACGTTGTGCCTGATTTTCAGTAATCATACCAAGTGTACAGCAAACCTCCATGTCAAGTTTATTAATGGTACGAACCATCTCTAAAACCTGATCAAATTCTTCACCATCTTTTACGTTTCTCCAGGCAGCACCCATACAAACGCGTGAAGATCCACTTGATTTTGCACGAAGAGCCTGTGCTTTTACCTGACTTACACTCATTAGGTCATTCCCTTCAACTCCTGTGTTATAGCGCGCAGCCTGCGGGCAATATCCACAGTCTTCAGGACATCCTCCGGTTTTGATAGATAATAGAGTCGAAACCTGAACTACGTTAGGGTCATGTTTTTGCCTGTGAATGGTTGCAGCTTCATATAAAAGGTCCATCAAGGGTTTGTTATATATGGCGATTATCTCGTCTTTAGTCCAGTTGTGTTTTGTAATGCTCATGAATACATTGTTTTTGAAGCCTCAAAAATAGTTAATTTGTTCTAATCAACCAATGCTGAATTTTGTGAATGAATATTTGGCCGTTATTTTCAAAAAAGAAACACTCTAAAATCATAGAATTATACATTTTTATGATATTAGAGTGCTAAATGTTATGATTTATGTGAAATATTAATCGGCTACATATTTATTGTTCCAATATAGCATCATCAATAAAGTTACAATTACAGAAGAAGCAATTCCTTCAAACAACAAGCAAATACAATAAGTTGGTACAGAAGGATTTCCTCCAAACATAAAAGTTGCAGATAATGTTTTTACATAAGCGTCTCCGCCACGTGCATAACTATAAACTAATAATCCGAATATGCTCAACGCTACGCCAACCACAGATGTTGCCATTGCAGAAACAGCATTCGATACAAAATTGGTTTCGCCTTCATGGAGATTCATTTGCATAGTTCTGTTTACACCATAAAAGATAAAAAATACATTTAAGACACGTAAATAGAATAAATCTGCCAGACCAAGTACATTCATCAATAAAAAATAAATGCCTATTCCCAGGAATATTAGAAACCCGTTGGTAATTTCTTTAGGTAATTTCATAGTGGTTATTTTTAAAGAAGTTAATAGTAAATATGTGAAAAACAGAGTTCTATATCAAATTTACTAAAAAAATAACTACGATGATTTAAAAAACACGAAAAGTATTTTTAGAGAAATATTAAAGTTGTTCGATAAATTTTAAGGCATCAATTTTATCTTGATTTAACTGTGCTTTCAATAATTCGACTGAACCAAATTTTTGTTCTTCACGAAGATAATGCAACAGCGAAACTTCGATTTTTGCACCATAAATAT
The sequence above is drawn from the Flavobacterium sp. N2038 genome and encodes:
- the bioB gene encoding biotin synthase BioB, with translation MSITKHNWTKDEIIAIYNKPLMDLLYEAATIHRQKHDPNVVQVSTLLSIKTGGCPEDCGYCPQAARYNTGVEGNDLMSVSQVKAQALRAKSSGSSRVCMGAAWRNVKDGEEFDQVLEMVRTINKLDMEVCCTLGMITENQAQRLAEAGLYAYNHNLDTSEDYYKDVISTRAFEDRLETIENVRKTNVTVCSGGIIGMGESIEDRAGMLVALSTLNPQPESVPINALVAVEGTPMEDEKPVEIWEMIRMVATTRIVMPETQVRLSAGRTNMSREGQAMCFFAGANSIFAGDKLLTTPNPDVHEDMKMFELLGLNPQKPFTKVSQPKTVEAEDSQFAPLGEKPKWSRPGHTIERNLEHSIKSKI